In Arthrobacter sp. PAMC25284, a single genomic region encodes these proteins:
- a CDS encoding VOC family protein → MTAETSTQDLLPAELAMGTVMLKVGDMKLMSDYYQRALGLDIVAEQDGGLYLGRRRKPLVHLAPAPGLRIPSRGEAGLFHTALLFEDQPALAATVASAAQYAPQSFTGSADHLVSEAFYFTDPEGNGIELYWDRPRDAWSWDGMNVVMDSLALPPQRFLEQFLTEESVTGQRGTAAGVGHVHLQVGDVQSAHDFYVGTLGFEKTAGWHGQALFVSAGGYHHHMAMNVWNSRGAGPRHDTLGLGEVLIELPSADDVGALADRLRVAGMESHHTGAELRFEDPWRNRIRVAVR, encoded by the coding sequence ATGACCGCAGAAACCAGCACCCAGGATCTTCTTCCCGCCGAACTCGCCATGGGCACCGTGATGCTCAAGGTGGGGGACATGAAACTCATGTCGGACTACTATCAGCGTGCCCTCGGCCTGGACATTGTGGCGGAGCAGGACGGCGGGCTCTACCTCGGCCGCCGACGTAAACCCCTTGTGCACCTCGCCCCGGCCCCCGGACTGAGGATCCCCTCCCGCGGCGAGGCCGGACTCTTCCACACGGCGCTGCTGTTCGAGGACCAGCCTGCGCTGGCCGCCACGGTCGCCAGCGCTGCGCAGTACGCGCCGCAGTCCTTCACTGGAAGCGCGGACCACCTCGTCAGCGAGGCCTTCTATTTCACCGATCCCGAGGGTAACGGGATTGAGCTGTACTGGGACCGGCCCCGCGATGCCTGGTCCTGGGACGGCATGAATGTGGTCATGGACAGCCTGGCCCTCCCGCCGCAGCGATTCCTCGAACAATTCCTGACCGAGGAATCGGTGACCGGGCAGCGCGGGACCGCGGCCGGCGTCGGACACGTCCACCTCCAGGTCGGCGACGTGCAGTCCGCCCATGACTTCTACGTCGGAACGCTTGGCTTCGAAAAGACCGCCGGCTGGCACGGCCAGGCCCTCTTCGTCTCCGCCGGCGGCTATCACCATCACATGGCCATGAACGTCTGGAACAGCCGCGGCGCCGGACCCCGGCATGACACGCTGGGGCTCGGTGAGGTGCTGATTGAACTGCCCTCGGCAGACGACGTCGGGGCGCTCGCCGACCGGCTTAGGGTCGCCGGTATGGAATCGCACCACACCGGAGCCGAACTGCGCTTCGAGGATCCATGGCGCAACCGCATCCGTGTCGCGGTGCGCTGA
- the rimM gene encoding ribosome maturation factor RimM (Essential for efficient processing of 16S rRNA), which produces MKLQVARIGKPHGIRGEVTVQVLTDAPGDRFVPGTEFIVEPATAGPLTVLSARWNKDILLLAFEELETRNEAETVRGAKLFIETEEIDEDDDEGWYEHELEGLDVRVGDAVVGKVTGLRTLPVQDLLVVTTTDGTEILIPFVEQIVPEVNVGEKFILVTPPPGLFEVNAEESSGAASSAKDAEGDAGTGERA; this is translated from the coding sequence ATGAAGCTCCAGGTGGCACGAATCGGCAAACCCCACGGCATCCGCGGCGAAGTCACAGTTCAGGTATTGACGGACGCGCCCGGTGACCGGTTCGTTCCGGGGACGGAGTTCATCGTGGAGCCAGCCACCGCCGGTCCGCTGACGGTGCTGAGCGCCCGCTGGAACAAGGACATCCTGCTGCTCGCGTTCGAGGAACTCGAGACCCGCAATGAGGCCGAGACCGTCCGGGGCGCCAAACTCTTTATTGAAACCGAGGAAATCGACGAGGACGACGATGAAGGCTGGTACGAGCACGAGCTCGAAGGCCTGGACGTCCGGGTCGGCGACGCCGTGGTTGGCAAGGTCACCGGCCTGCGCACGCTGCCCGTCCAGGACCTGCTGGTTGTCACCACAACGGACGGCACGGAAATCCTCATCCCCTTCGTCGAACAGATCGTCCCCGAGGTCAACGTCGGCGAGAAATTCATCCTCGTGACCCCGCCTCCCGGACTCTTCGAAGTCAACGCCGAGGAATCCAGCGGAGCTGCCAGCAGCGCGAAAGACGCCGAAGGCGACGCCGGAACCGGAGAGCGCGCCTAA
- the ffh gene encoding signal recognition particle protein, whose amino-acid sequence MFNSLSDRLTATFKNLRGKGRLTEADVDATVREIRRALLDADVAVSVVREFTGRVRERALGAEVSGALNPSQQIVKIVNEELVEILGGETRRIRLAKTGPTVIMLAGLQGAGKTTLAGKLSKWLKAQGHSPMLVACDLQRPNAVTQLQVVGQRAGVPVFAPHPGATSELEHPAGDPVAVARAGVDEARRTLHDVVIVDTAGRLGVDTEMMEQARQIRRAIVPNEVLFVIDSMIGQDAVNTALAFDEGVNFTGIVLSKLDGDARGGAALSVASVTGKPVMFASTGEGLDDFELFHPDRMASRILDMGDVLTLIEQAEKSWDKDEAARMAKKFADQEDFTLDDFLAQMQQIRNMGSMKKMLMMMPGAQNIRQQLEQFDEREIDRVEAIVRSMTPHERVAPKIINGSRRARIARGSGVHVSEVNGLLERFAQAQKMMKKMAAGGGMPGMPGMPGAGGAARKGAKNAPKKKARSGNPAKAAQELRDAEARRAAGAKALPTGASFGQQGGDFDPSQLNLPKGFDKFLGGDK is encoded by the coding sequence GTGTTCAATTCACTCTCTGACCGGTTGACAGCAACCTTCAAGAACCTCCGTGGCAAGGGCCGCCTGACCGAGGCGGACGTTGACGCCACGGTACGCGAGATCCGGCGTGCCCTCCTGGACGCGGACGTGGCCGTTTCGGTGGTCCGGGAATTCACCGGACGCGTGCGCGAGCGTGCCCTCGGTGCCGAGGTCTCCGGTGCGCTGAACCCGAGCCAGCAGATCGTGAAGATCGTCAACGAGGAACTCGTGGAGATCCTCGGCGGCGAGACACGCCGGATCCGCCTCGCCAAGACCGGTCCCACCGTCATTATGCTCGCCGGCCTCCAGGGCGCGGGCAAAACGACCCTGGCCGGCAAGCTGTCCAAATGGCTCAAAGCCCAGGGCCACAGCCCCATGCTCGTCGCTTGCGATCTGCAGCGCCCCAACGCCGTCACCCAGCTGCAGGTGGTCGGTCAGCGTGCCGGCGTGCCCGTGTTCGCTCCGCACCCCGGTGCGACGTCCGAACTGGAGCACCCGGCCGGTGATCCGGTCGCCGTCGCCCGCGCCGGCGTCGACGAGGCCCGACGCACCCTGCACGACGTCGTGATCGTCGATACCGCCGGCCGTCTCGGCGTCGACACCGAGATGATGGAACAGGCCCGCCAGATCCGCCGGGCCATCGTTCCCAACGAAGTCCTGTTCGTGATTGACTCCATGATCGGCCAGGACGCCGTCAACACGGCGCTGGCCTTCGATGAGGGTGTTAACTTCACCGGCATTGTGCTGTCCAAACTCGACGGCGACGCCCGCGGCGGTGCCGCACTGTCCGTCGCCTCCGTCACCGGCAAACCGGTAATGTTCGCGTCCACCGGCGAAGGCCTGGACGACTTCGAACTCTTCCACCCGGACCGGATGGCCTCGCGCATTCTCGACATGGGCGACGTCCTGACCCTGATCGAGCAGGCCGAGAAGTCCTGGGACAAGGACGAGGCAGCCCGGATGGCGAAGAAATTCGCCGACCAGGAAGACTTCACCCTCGACGATTTCCTGGCCCAGATGCAGCAGATCCGCAACATGGGCTCCATGAAGAAGATGCTGATGATGATGCCGGGCGCGCAGAACATCCGGCAGCAGCTGGAGCAGTTCGACGAACGCGAGATCGACCGGGTTGAGGCGATTGTCCGGTCGATGACGCCGCACGAGCGCGTCGCACCGAAAATCATCAACGGTTCCCGCCGCGCCCGCATCGCCCGCGGTTCCGGCGTGCACGTTTCCGAAGTCAATGGCCTCCTGGAGCGGTTTGCGCAGGCCCAGAAGATGATGAAGAAGATGGCCGCCGGCGGCGGGATGCCCGGCATGCCGGGGATGCCGGGCGCCGGGGGAGCGGCCCGCAAGGGTGCCAAGAACGCGCCGAAGAAGAAGGCGCGCTCCGGCAACCCCGCCAAGGCCGCCCAGGAACTTCGCGACGCGGAGGCCCGGCGCGCGGCAGGGGCCAAGGCCTTGCCGACCGGAGCTTCCTTCGGCCAGCAGGGCGGGGATTTTGATCCCTCCCAGCTGAACCTGCCCAAGGGCTTCGATAAATTCCTCGGCGGAGACAAGTAA
- the rplS gene encoding 50S ribosomal protein L19, translating to MHILDSVDAASLRTDVPVFRAGDTIKVHVNIIEGKNSRVQVFQGFVLGRHGDGVRETFTVRKVSFGVGVERTFPVHSPIIDKIELVSKGDVRRAKLYYMRALRGKAAKIKEKRDFQTAK from the coding sequence ATGCATATTCTCGATTCCGTAGATGCAGCCTCGCTGCGCACCGATGTTCCCGTCTTCCGTGCCGGTGACACCATCAAGGTGCACGTGAACATCATCGAAGGCAAGAACTCCCGCGTCCAGGTCTTCCAGGGCTTCGTCCTGGGCCGCCACGGCGATGGCGTCCGCGAAACCTTCACCGTCCGCAAGGTCTCCTTCGGCGTCGGCGTGGAGCGTACCTTCCCGGTACACTCCCCGATCATCGACAAGATCGAGCTCGTCTCCAAGGGTGACGTGCGCCGCGCCAAGCTTTACTACATGCGTGCACTGCGCGGTAAAGCCGCGAAGATCAAGGAAAAGCGCGACTTCCAGACCGCCAAGTAA
- the rpsP gene encoding 30S ribosomal protein S16, producing MAVKIRLKRFGKMRAPYYRIVVMDARSKRDGRAIEEIGKYHPTEEPSYIEVDTDRAQYWLGVGAQPSEQVAAILKITGDWQKYKGLPGQEGTLKTKAPKAAFVAPEKGSVIIPEAITKKAKKDDAAEAPAEAAAETTEAE from the coding sequence GTGGCCGTAAAGATTCGCCTTAAGCGCTTCGGTAAGATGCGCGCACCGTACTACCGCATCGTCGTCATGGACGCACGCTCCAAGCGTGATGGCCGTGCCATCGAAGAGATCGGCAAGTACCACCCGACCGAAGAGCCCTCATACATCGAGGTCGACACGGATCGTGCCCAGTACTGGCTCGGCGTCGGCGCACAGCCGTCCGAGCAGGTTGCCGCGATCCTCAAGATCACCGGCGACTGGCAGAAGTACAAGGGTCTCCCGGGCCAGGAGGGCACCTTGAAGACGAAGGCTCCCAAGGCTGCCTTCGTTGCCCCGGAAAAGGGTTCCGTGATCATCCCGGAAGCCATCACCAAGAAGGCCAAGAAGGACGACGCAGCAGAGGCCCCGGCCGAAGCGGCAGCAGAGACCACCGAGGCTGAGTAA
- a CDS encoding bifunctional diguanylate cyclase/phosphodiesterase, protein MGEPLAAGVRWPGRLRRRVRAMSGPAVAMWLVVAGYLVALAMHGNGYSLWIDGWLGPVAIWMPALVCWAAVVRRRLWSIPSVAVSLAVTCFALGDQYYILASDDGAGIPDISLADAGYLAVYPLMFIALAATVRRRAPQWAQSVLLDAAVGALGAAAVLAVVLDPVLSPETEDPLSAAAVVSAAYPLMDLVLISAAVGMAAAPKLQLGRSGVPLIAGLFVFAFSDAAYALLTAEDAYVIGTLLDAGWVLGLALMAVWVEHPPAEVAPGPAPGQPHALAVSTTATLAGLSILTMGAFTLVPGRAVLLSCLTLVLAALRAQVAFRDLAKMADLRVLSRTDDLTGLPNRRAFHADVPDVLAAEKRGALLIMDLDKFKEVNDGLGHEYGDMLLAEVGQRLAGHVRTVDVLARIGGDEFAVLLPAAGRTHAAARAAELRAAVGAPVTLDGITLRPDVSIGIALWPDEGNDLSGLLRKADVAMYRAKTSRSGHHVYSAADDTRGAERLRDLEELRIALTCGHLTLYYQPKLDVASGLIDGVEVLIRWDHGNRGMLKPGEFLPLLEEAGLMPRMTDWVLEQALDQARSWQSGGRSLTVAVNISAASLADDTLPDRVAAMIAARRLPPAALTLEITEDFLVADPARARLILLRLRQTGIRISIDDFGTGYSSLAYLRDLPLDELKLDQSFVASLGADPRATTLVQTTVTLAHGLGLRMVAEGVENREAFEELQRLGCDEVQGYLIARPMPAADLTGWLAARSGAGNTDPGPGSRPPADPARGVKSISPG, encoded by the coding sequence ATGGGGGAACCGCTGGCGGCCGGGGTGCGGTGGCCTGGCCGGCTGCGCCGACGGGTCCGGGCGATGTCCGGTCCGGCCGTGGCGATGTGGCTCGTGGTGGCCGGGTACCTCGTGGCCCTGGCGATGCACGGCAACGGCTACAGCCTTTGGATTGACGGCTGGCTGGGCCCGGTTGCCATATGGATGCCGGCGCTGGTCTGCTGGGCCGCTGTGGTCAGGCGGCGGCTCTGGAGCATACCCAGCGTTGCGGTCAGCCTGGCCGTGACGTGCTTCGCGCTGGGGGACCAGTACTACATCCTTGCCTCGGATGACGGAGCGGGAATTCCCGACATCTCACTGGCGGACGCGGGCTATCTGGCGGTTTATCCACTCATGTTCATTGCCCTCGCAGCCACGGTCCGGCGGCGGGCCCCGCAGTGGGCACAGTCGGTGCTGCTGGACGCGGCAGTCGGGGCCCTCGGAGCCGCCGCCGTGCTGGCGGTTGTCCTCGACCCGGTTCTTAGCCCGGAAACGGAGGACCCGTTGTCGGCGGCGGCGGTAGTGTCTGCGGCCTATCCGTTGATGGACCTGGTCCTGATCTCGGCAGCCGTGGGAATGGCGGCGGCCCCGAAGCTTCAGCTCGGACGTTCGGGTGTCCCGCTGATCGCAGGCCTGTTCGTCTTCGCCTTTTCTGATGCGGCGTATGCGCTCCTGACGGCTGAAGACGCCTACGTCATAGGAACACTTCTGGACGCCGGCTGGGTGCTGGGACTCGCTCTGATGGCAGTGTGGGTGGAGCACCCGCCCGCGGAGGTGGCTCCAGGCCCGGCCCCCGGGCAGCCCCATGCGCTGGCTGTATCGACGACCGCTACGCTGGCCGGGCTGAGCATCCTGACGATGGGCGCCTTTACCTTGGTCCCGGGGCGTGCGGTCCTGCTTTCCTGCTTGACGTTGGTACTGGCCGCACTCCGTGCCCAGGTGGCCTTTCGGGACCTGGCAAAGATGGCGGATCTGAGGGTGCTTTCGCGGACGGATGATCTGACCGGGTTGCCCAACCGGCGGGCCTTCCACGCGGACGTACCGGACGTTCTTGCCGCCGAAAAGCGCGGCGCGCTGCTGATTATGGACCTGGACAAGTTCAAGGAAGTCAACGACGGGCTGGGGCACGAATACGGCGACATGCTCCTGGCTGAAGTGGGGCAGCGGCTGGCCGGTCACGTCCGCACCGTTGATGTGCTTGCCCGGATCGGCGGCGACGAATTCGCGGTGCTCCTGCCCGCAGCCGGACGCACCCATGCCGCGGCCCGGGCGGCCGAACTCCGGGCCGCCGTCGGCGCCCCGGTCACATTGGACGGCATTACCCTCCGGCCGGATGTCAGCATCGGAATTGCGCTGTGGCCGGACGAGGGAAACGATCTCAGTGGCCTCCTGCGCAAAGCCGACGTTGCCATGTACCGCGCCAAAACCTCCCGCAGCGGCCACCATGTCTACAGCGCGGCTGATGACACCCGCGGTGCAGAGCGGCTCCGCGACCTGGAAGAACTCCGGATCGCCCTGACCTGCGGTCACCTGACGCTCTACTATCAGCCCAAGCTCGACGTCGCATCGGGCCTGATCGACGGAGTGGAAGTCCTGATCCGGTGGGATCACGGCAACCGGGGGATGCTCAAGCCCGGCGAATTTCTGCCCCTGCTCGAAGAAGCCGGTCTCATGCCCCGGATGACCGACTGGGTTCTTGAACAAGCCCTGGACCAGGCCCGTTCGTGGCAGTCGGGAGGGCGCAGCCTCACGGTCGCGGTGAACATCTCAGCCGCTTCGCTGGCCGATGACACATTGCCGGACCGGGTCGCGGCCATGATCGCGGCCCGACGCCTGCCGCCCGCCGCGCTGACCCTGGAGATTACCGAAGATTTCCTCGTGGCGGATCCGGCCCGGGCCCGGCTCATTCTCCTGCGGCTGCGCCAAACCGGGATCCGGATATCCATCGATGATTTTGGCACCGGCTACAGCTCCCTGGCGTACCTGCGCGACCTTCCGCTCGATGAGCTCAAGCTCGACCAGTCCTTCGTGGCGAGCCTGGGCGCTGACCCGCGGGCGACCACCCTGGTGCAGACCACCGTCACCCTCGCCCACGGGCTCGGACTGCGCATGGTGGCCGAGGGCGTGGAAAACCGCGAGGCATTCGAGGAACTGCAACGGCTCGGGTGCGATGAGGTGCAGGGCTACCTGATCGCCAGACCGATGCCGGCGGCAGACCTCACCGGGTGGCTGGCGGCCCGCAGCGGCGCCGGGAACACGGACCCGGGACCGGGAAGCCGCCCTCCCGCAGACCCTGCACGGGGTGTCAAGTCGATATCCCCGGGATGA
- a CDS encoding alpha/beta fold hydrolase encodes MFKQRVVFVHGAGSFGAAAWPKQHGLALSYDALFLRRHGFEPDAEPLETDFAADTAIVLASLADDGRGEAGGHVVAHSQGAIAAMMAAVQRPDLVQSLTLVEPACLSLTAELPASAAHRALMQPLYDVRHQLSDEDFQREYLRRAFSADAPGATTPEAVRAARRLRLQAPPWEAPLQIVPGVPTLVLTGGWEPLYEEIAGYLRETGALHHVAAGGHRPQDSAEGRRIIRSFIAEVSRSQHAQAC; translated from the coding sequence ATGTTCAAGCAGCGCGTAGTTTTTGTCCACGGGGCAGGCAGCTTCGGGGCTGCCGCGTGGCCGAAGCAGCACGGATTGGCGCTCTCCTACGATGCCCTTTTCCTCCGGCGTCACGGGTTTGAACCAGACGCTGAACCACTTGAAACGGACTTCGCCGCGGACACCGCCATAGTCCTGGCATCGCTGGCCGATGACGGCCGCGGTGAGGCCGGCGGCCACGTCGTGGCCCACTCGCAGGGAGCCATCGCGGCGATGATGGCCGCCGTCCAGCGGCCCGATCTTGTCCAGTCCCTCACCCTGGTGGAACCGGCCTGCCTGTCGCTGACGGCTGAACTGCCGGCGTCGGCGGCGCACCGGGCCTTGATGCAGCCCCTGTATGACGTCCGCCATCAGCTCAGCGACGAAGACTTTCAGCGCGAGTACCTTCGGCGGGCGTTCTCCGCAGACGCCCCCGGGGCGACAACGCCGGAGGCCGTCCGCGCTGCCCGGCGGCTGCGGTTGCAGGCGCCGCCCTGGGAGGCGCCGCTGCAGATCGTCCCCGGCGTGCCCACCCTGGTCCTGACCGGCGGCTGGGAACCGCTCTACGAGGAAATCGCCGGCTATTTGCGGGAGACCGGCGCCCTGCACCACGTCGCCGCGGGCGGGCACCGGCCCCAGGATTCGGCGGAAGGCCGCCGGATCATCCGTTCATTCATTGCCGAAGTCAGCCGGTCCCAGCACGCCCAGGCGTGCTGA
- a CDS encoding RNA-binding protein has protein sequence MLAEALEHLVRGIVDSPEDVKVGAKNNRRGDTLEVRVHQDDLGRVIGRQGRTARALRTVVAALADGEPVRVDVVDTDRRR, from the coding sequence TTGCTGGCAGAAGCGCTCGAACACCTGGTCCGCGGGATTGTTGACAGTCCCGAGGACGTCAAGGTCGGTGCGAAGAACAACCGCCGCGGGGATACCCTCGAAGTGCGCGTTCATCAGGACGACCTAGGACGGGTGATCGGCCGCCAGGGCCGCACCGCACGTGCCCTGCGCACTGTGGTTGCCGCGCTGGCGGATGGCGAACCGGTCAGGGTCGACGTCGTCGACACCGACCGGCGCCGGTAA
- a CDS encoding amidohydrolase family protein — protein MNRIIEFSGPVLTAPDREEHGLWSVDGVLTFRRPAVRPDRVLAGWVIPGLVDAHCHIGLGPGGDVPDHTAEEQALTDRNAGTLLVRDAGAVHDTRWLQQRADLPRIIRAGRHIARTRRYLRGFAVEVEPEGLVEAVRKQAKAGDGWVKLVGDWIDRDAGDLAPSFPARVLKDAVEAAHDEGARVTAHCFAEDTLDDMLDAGIDCIEHATGLLPRHLPRFVEQGVPIVPTLINIATFPDIAAQAEARFPRYAAHMRSLWQRRSERILEAFEAGVPIYTGTDAGSVIRHGRIVDEIQALHAAGLPARAALDAGTWSARDWLGADGISEGASADVLVCAEDPRTNLGTLQELKHIVLRGEPVAPAATGPLGIN, from the coding sequence ATGAACAGGATCATCGAGTTCAGCGGCCCGGTGCTGACCGCCCCGGACCGGGAAGAGCATGGACTGTGGTCGGTCGACGGCGTCCTGACCTTCCGGCGGCCTGCCGTCAGACCGGACCGGGTCCTCGCCGGCTGGGTGATCCCGGGCCTCGTGGACGCCCACTGCCACATCGGACTCGGACCCGGTGGGGATGTCCCGGACCATACCGCCGAGGAACAGGCGCTCACGGACCGGAACGCCGGCACCCTGCTGGTGCGCGACGCCGGGGCTGTCCACGACACCCGCTGGCTGCAGCAGCGGGCCGACCTGCCGCGCATCATCCGGGCCGGACGGCATATCGCCCGGACCCGGCGGTACCTGCGGGGTTTCGCCGTCGAGGTTGAACCGGAAGGCCTCGTAGAGGCTGTGCGGAAACAGGCCAAGGCCGGGGACGGCTGGGTCAAACTCGTCGGGGACTGGATCGACCGTGACGCCGGGGACCTTGCCCCGAGCTTCCCGGCCCGAGTACTTAAGGACGCCGTCGAGGCGGCCCACGACGAAGGCGCGCGGGTGACGGCGCATTGTTTCGCTGAGGACACGCTCGATGACATGCTCGACGCCGGGATCGACTGCATCGAGCACGCCACCGGGCTCCTTCCCCGGCACCTTCCGCGTTTCGTGGAGCAGGGCGTCCCGATCGTCCCTACCCTGATCAACATCGCCACGTTCCCGGACATTGCCGCCCAGGCCGAGGCGAGGTTTCCGCGCTACGCCGCGCACATGCGCTCGCTCTGGCAGCGCCGCAGCGAGCGGATCCTCGAGGCCTTCGAGGCCGGGGTTCCGATTTACACCGGCACTGATGCCGGGAGCGTAATCCGGCACGGGCGCATTGTGGACGAAATCCAGGCATTGCACGCCGCAGGCCTGCCGGCCAGGGCGGCCCTCGACGCCGGGACCTGGTCCGCACGGGACTGGCTCGGCGCCGACGGGATCAGCGAGGGGGCCAGCGCCGACGTCCTGGTCTGCGCCGAGGATCCCCGGACCAATCTGGGCACCCTGCAGGAACTCAAGCACATTGTCCTTCGCGGCGAACCGGTCGCTCCGGCAGCAACCGGCCCATTAGGAATAAATTGA
- the thiC gene encoding phosphomethylpyrimidine synthase ThiC — protein MPAKEVSNPLSTTEIQHSPAQDEAPGTTERAETQSLKSHSLAYIADDTTGIRVPVTEIALEISPNGEPNAPFRVYRTEGPGSDPVVGLEPFRAPWIEARKDTEPYSGRERNLLDDGKSAVRRGAASAEWKGTQPVPRRAVEGTTVTQMRYAKQGIITPEMQFVALRENCDVELVRSEVAAGRAIIPNNINHPESEPMIIGKAFLVKINANIGNSAVTSSIAEEVDKLQWATKWGADTVMDLSTGDDIHTTREWLIRNAPVPIGTVPIYQALEKVNGEANALTWEIYRDTVIEQCEQGVDYMTVHAGVLLRYVPLTANRVTGIVSRGGAIMAGWCLAHHQENFLYTHFDELCEIFAKYDVAFSLGDGLRPGATADANDAAQFAELDTLAELTKRAWEYDVQVMVEGPGHIPFHLVRENVERQQELCQGAPFYTLGPLVTDIAPGYDHITSAIGATEIARYGTAMLCYVTPKEHLGLPNKDDVKTGVITYKIAAHAADLAKGHPGAHERDDALSKARFEFRWRDQFALSLDPVTAESFHDETLPAEPAKTAHFCSMCGPKFCSMRISQDIRDEYGSAESQAALAEMAAGMREKSQEFLASGGKVYLPELSVGGRA, from the coding sequence ATGCCGGCGAAGGAAGTGAGTAATCCTTTGAGCACCACAGAAATACAGCACAGCCCTGCCCAAGATGAAGCACCCGGTACAACGGAGAGGGCTGAAACCCAGTCCTTGAAGTCGCACTCGCTGGCTTACATCGCTGACGACACAACGGGGATCCGCGTCCCGGTCACCGAAATCGCGCTGGAAATCTCCCCGAATGGCGAGCCCAACGCCCCGTTCCGGGTCTATCGGACGGAGGGCCCCGGCAGCGATCCCGTGGTGGGTCTCGAGCCGTTCCGCGCCCCGTGGATCGAGGCCCGCAAGGACACCGAGCCGTACAGCGGCCGGGAACGGAACCTGCTCGACGACGGCAAGTCGGCCGTGCGTCGCGGCGCCGCCTCCGCCGAGTGGAAGGGCACACAACCGGTGCCCCGCCGCGCCGTCGAAGGCACGACCGTAACCCAGATGCGCTACGCAAAGCAGGGCATCATCACCCCGGAAATGCAGTTCGTGGCGCTGCGGGAAAACTGCGATGTGGAGCTGGTTCGCAGCGAGGTGGCGGCCGGCCGCGCCATCATCCCCAACAACATCAACCACCCCGAGTCCGAGCCGATGATTATTGGCAAGGCCTTCCTGGTCAAGATCAACGCCAACATCGGGAACTCGGCCGTCACCAGCTCCATCGCGGAGGAAGTGGACAAGCTGCAGTGGGCCACGAAGTGGGGAGCGGACACCGTCATGGACCTCTCCACCGGAGACGATATCCACACCACCCGGGAGTGGCTGATCCGCAATGCGCCCGTCCCGATCGGCACCGTCCCGATCTACCAGGCGCTGGAAAAAGTCAACGGCGAGGCCAACGCGCTCACCTGGGAGATCTACCGGGACACAGTGATCGAACAGTGCGAGCAGGGCGTGGACTACATGACCGTCCACGCCGGCGTCCTCCTGCGCTACGTACCGCTCACGGCCAACCGTGTCACGGGGATCGTGTCCAGGGGCGGTGCCATCATGGCGGGGTGGTGCCTCGCACACCACCAGGAAAACTTCCTGTACACGCACTTTGACGAGCTGTGCGAAATCTTCGCCAAATACGACGTCGCGTTCTCACTCGGGGACGGGCTGCGCCCGGGCGCGACGGCGGACGCGAACGACGCCGCGCAGTTCGCCGAACTGGACACCCTGGCCGAACTGACGAAACGGGCGTGGGAATACGATGTCCAGGTCATGGTGGAAGGTCCGGGCCACATTCCCTTCCACCTCGTCCGTGAAAACGTCGAACGCCAGCAGGAACTCTGCCAGGGCGCCCCGTTCTACACGCTCGGCCCGCTGGTCACCGACATCGCTCCCGGCTATGACCACATCACCTCGGCAATCGGCGCCACCGAGATTGCCCGCTACGGCACGGCAATGCTCTGCTACGTCACGCCCAAAGAACATCTCGGGCTTCCGAACAAGGACGACGTCAAGACCGGCGTCATCACCTACAAGATCGCCGCCCACGCTGCCGACCTCGCGAAAGGCCACCCGGGCGCCCACGAACGCGACGATGCACTCTCCAAGGCGCGGTTCGAATTCCGCTGGCGCGACCAGTTCGCCCTCTCCCTGGACCCGGTCACGGCCGAATCCTTCCACGACGAGACGCTGCCGGCAGAACCTGCCAAGACGGCCCACTTCTGCTCCATGTGCGGACCGAAGTTCTGTTCCATGCGGATCAGCCAGGACATCCGCGACGAATACGGATCCGCGGAGTCGCAGGCCGCGCTGGCCGAGATGGCAGCCGGGATGCGGGAAAAGAGCCAGGAGTTCCTCGCCTCAGGCGGGAAGGTTTACCTTCCGGAGCTCTCAGTCGGCGGCCGCGCCTAG